In one Aeromicrobium erythreum genomic region, the following are encoded:
- the rsmG gene encoding 16S rRNA (guanine(527)-N(7))-methyltransferase RsmG, whose protein sequence is MTQYAAILANEGVERGMIGPREVPRLWDRHLVNSGVVVPRLPAGATVADVGSGAGLPGLVWAIARPDLQVTLIEPLLRRTTFLQEVVDELELINVEVLRARAEDVDRQFEVVTARAVAALEKLAKWCMPLVAPGGVLLALKGQSAADEVKDAKRTLGRLGATATLIRTYGDVEIPTTVVEVSK, encoded by the coding sequence GGTGTCGAGCGCGGCATGATCGGACCGCGCGAGGTGCCGCGGCTGTGGGACCGACACCTCGTCAACAGCGGAGTGGTCGTCCCCCGGCTTCCCGCCGGCGCGACCGTGGCCGATGTCGGATCGGGCGCGGGACTACCCGGCCTCGTCTGGGCCATCGCCCGACCCGACCTGCAGGTGACGTTGATCGAGCCCCTGCTGCGGCGGACCACATTCCTGCAGGAGGTGGTCGACGAGCTCGAGCTGATCAACGTCGAGGTGCTGCGTGCGCGTGCTGAGGACGTGGACCGCCAGTTCGAGGTCGTGACGGCGCGCGCTGTGGCGGCGCTCGAGAAGCTCGCGAAGTGGTGCATGCCGCTCGTCGCACCCGGTGGCGTGCTGCTCGCGCTCAAGGGGCAGTCGGCTGCGGACGAGGTGAAGGATGCCAAGCGCACACTCGGACGTCTCGGTGCGACCGCTACGCTGATCCGGACGTACGGTGATGTTGAGATCCCGACCACCGTGGTGGAAGTGTCGAAGTGA